One genomic segment of Brassica napus cultivar Da-Ae chromosome A3, Da-Ae, whole genome shotgun sequence includes these proteins:
- the LOC106428672 gene encoding ras-related protein RABE1d isoform X1 codes for MAVAPARARSDYDYLIKLLLIGDSGVGKSCLLLRFSDDTFTTSFITTIGIDFKIRTVELDGKRIKLQIWDTAGQERFRTITTAYYRGAMGILLVYDVTDESSFNNIRNWMKNIEQHASDNVNKILVGNKADMDESKRAIPTAKGQALADEYGIKFFETSAKTNLNVESVFLSIAKDIKQRLTETDTKAEPQGIKITKQDAASSSSTTAEKSACCSYV; via the exons ATGGCGGTTGCTCCGGCGAGAGCTCGTTCGGACTATGATTACCTCATCAAGCTCCTTCTCATCGGCGACAGCG GTGTGGGGAAGAGTTGCTTGTTGCTGCGTTTCTCAGATGATACTTTCACTACAAGCTTCATTACTACCATTGG AATTGACTTCAAGATAAGAACCGTTGAGCTTGATGGGAAGCGTATCAAATTGCAGATATGGGACACTGCTGGTCAAGAACGTTTCAGAACTATCACCAcag CTTATTACAGAGGAGCGATGGGTATACTCCTTGTCTATGATGTAACGGATGAGTCATCCTTCAACA ACATTAGGAACTGGATGAAGAACATAGAGCAGCATGCATCGGATAACGTGAACAAAATACTGGTCGGTAACAAAGCTGACATGGATgaaagcaaaagg GCTATCCCAACAGCAAAGGGCCAAGCTTTAGCTGATGAGTATGGAATTAAATTCTTTGAGACG AGTGCAAAAACAAACCTCAATGTGGAGTCTGTTTTCCTCTCTATTGCCAAAGACATCAAACAAAGATTGACAGAAACTGATACAAAGGCTGAG CCACAAGGCATCAAGATCACTAAGCAAGATGCTGCTTCATCGTCTTCTACTACAGCTGAGAAATCAGCTTGCTGTAGTTACGTTTAG
- the LOC106443006 gene encoding solute carrier family 40 member 2 — MEETETRVFLSSEQHQEEEEPLLPRSMVISLYLGYFLARWGARTWEFSVALYMIYLWPNSLFLTAMYGAVESGSTAIFGPIVGQMIDGMSYVKVLRLWLVTQNLSFIVAGGSVIALLLVPDLKSQNFPVFAALVVLTNLSGAIGVLSTLAGTILIERDWVVVMSEGHSPDVLTRMNSVIRGIDLSSKLLSPVITGFIISFVSLEASAVTFAAWATITVWIEYWLFISVYNGVPAVLQSDERRSLRLSSQTDIASQYYVPLLTDQNTRSRSGNMRILERISDSSFVNAWRNYLNQDIVLPGVALALLFFTVLSFGTLMTATLEWKGIPTYIIGIGRGISAGVGLTATVVYPLLLSRLSPLRTGLWSFWSQWTCLLVCVGSIWVQKEKVASYMLMAGVAASRLGLWMFDLAVIQQMQDLVPESDRCVVGGVQNSLQAALDLMANLLGIIVSNPKDFWILTLISFATVSLAGVLYTVHLYRIRKHLFHLDKIPLLNNFFIRNHSTN, encoded by the exons ATGGAGGAGAcagaaactagggttttcctATCAAGCGAAcaacatcaagaagaagaagagccacTGTTACCACGTTCCATGGTGATCTCTCTCTATCTCGGCTATTTTCTTGCTCGATGGGGTGCCAG AACTTGGGAATTCTCTGTAGCTCTATATATGATTTACCTCTGGCCAAACTCTTTGTTTCTCACTGCCATGTACGGTGCTGTAGAATCCGGCTCCACCGCCATTTTCGGTCCCATTGTAGGCCAAATGATAGATGGAATGAGCTACGTTAAAGTCCTTAGACTGTGGCTTGTTACTCAGAACCTCTCCTTCATTGTTGCTGGTGGTTCAGTCATTGCTTTGCTGCTAGTTCCTGATCTCAAGTCTCAAAACTTCCCGGTTTTCGCAGCATTAGTCGTGTTAACAAACCTTTCTGGTGCCATCGGTGTACTCTCTACTCTTGCGGGCACCATTTTGATCGAACGAGACTG GGTTGTGGTTATGTCGGAAGGTCATTCACCGGATGTTTTAACAAGAATGAACTCTGTTATTAGAGGAATTGACTTGAGCTCTAAGCTGCTGTCTCCGGTTATCACTGGCTTTATAATTAGCTTTGTCTCTCTAGAAGCATCAGCGGTCACGTTCGCAGCTTGGGCTACTATAACCGTGTGGATCGAATATTGGCTCTTTATCTCTGTATATAATGGTGTTCCTGCGGTACTACAAAGCGATGAGAGAAGGAGTTTAAGGTTGTCGTCTCAAACAGATATTGCATCTCAGTATTATGTTCCTCTTTTAACCGATCAGAACACACGAAGTAGAAGTGGAAACATGAGGATTCTTGAGAGAATCTCTGATTCATCGTTTGTTAATGCGTGGAGGAACTATCTCAATCAAGATATTGTGCTTCCTGGAGTTGCTTTAGCTCTATTGTTCTTCACTGTCCTCAG CTTTGGAACATTGATGACGGCAACGTTGGAGTGGAAAGGGATACCTACTTATATCATTGGTATAGGCAGAGGAATCAGCGCAGGTGTTGGACTAACTGCTACAGTCGTGTACCCTCTCTTGCTGTCCCGTCTCTCACCACTCAGAACCGGACTCTGGTCCTTCTGGTCTCAG TGGACCTGTCTTTTGGTCTGTGTTGGATCGATTTGGGTTCAAAAGGAGAAGGTAGCATCATACATGCTCATGGCTGGAGTTGCTGCTTCAAGGCTTGGCTTGTGGATGTTTGATCTAGCAGTAATCCAACAAATGCAG GATCTTGTACCGGAATCGGACCGTTGTGTGGTTGGAGGTGTACAGAACTCGTTACAAGCGGCTCTTGACTTGATGGCTAATCTTTTAGGTATCATTGTATCTAATCCTAAG GATTTCTGGATATTGACGTTGATCTCATTCGCTACGGTTTCGTTAGCCGGAGTTCTCTATACAGTTCATCTCTACCGTATCCGAAAACATCTGTTTCACTTGGACAAGATTCCACTATTGAACAACTTTTTCATTCGTAATCATTCAACTAATTAG
- the LOC106428672 gene encoding ras-related protein RABE1d isoform X2 produces the protein MITSSSSFSSATAVWGRVACCCVSQMILSLQASLLPLGIIDFKIRTVELDGKRIKLQIWDTAGQERFRTITTAYYRGAMGILLVYDVTDESSFNNIRNWMKNIEQHASDNVNKILVGNKADMDESKRAIPTAKGQALADEYGIKFFETSAKTNLNVESVFLSIAKDIKQRLTETDTKAEPQGIKITKQDAASSSSTTAEKSACCSYV, from the exons ATGATTACCTCATCAAGCTCCTTCTCATCGGCGACAGCG GTGTGGGGAAGAGTTGCTTGTTGCTGCGTTTCTCAGATGATACTTTCACTACAAGCTTCATTACTACCATTGGGTAT AATTGACTTCAAGATAAGAACCGTTGAGCTTGATGGGAAGCGTATCAAATTGCAGATATGGGACACTGCTGGTCAAGAACGTTTCAGAACTATCACCAcag CTTATTACAGAGGAGCGATGGGTATACTCCTTGTCTATGATGTAACGGATGAGTCATCCTTCAACA ACATTAGGAACTGGATGAAGAACATAGAGCAGCATGCATCGGATAACGTGAACAAAATACTGGTCGGTAACAAAGCTGACATGGATgaaagcaaaagg GCTATCCCAACAGCAAAGGGCCAAGCTTTAGCTGATGAGTATGGAATTAAATTCTTTGAGACG AGTGCAAAAACAAACCTCAATGTGGAGTCTGTTTTCCTCTCTATTGCCAAAGACATCAAACAAAGATTGACAGAAACTGATACAAAGGCTGAG CCACAAGGCATCAAGATCACTAAGCAAGATGCTGCTTCATCGTCTTCTACTACAGCTGAGAAATCAGCTTGCTGTAGTTACGTTTAG
- the LOC106443007 gene encoding MATH domain and coiled-coil domain-containing protein At2g42470, whose translation MGNQLQRQRKVTAHGFIIASSKVKLANWIFQTYPNTSANVKLQDDVLRTRYMNLLFSVIKRLYHKPLSDLTEDELSKASLELSDVTQAGFSVEWLASKLEKVTLEKKTSEDRIRELEEEVEKLKLTMSEEKVKLKKQPSWITKTEIPTSP comes from the coding sequence ATGGGGAACCAATTACAGAGACAAAGAAAGGTAACTGCACATGGCTTCATCATTGCTTCTTCAAAGGTGAAGTTAGCAAACTGGATTTTTCAGACATACCCAAATACTTCAGCTAATGTTAAATTGCAAGACGATGTGCTCAGGACAAGATACATGAACCTTCTATTCAGCGTCATCAAGAGACTTTACCACAAACCTCTGAGTGATCTCACAGAAGATGAATTGAGCAAAGCTTCCCTGGAGTTGTCTGATGTGACACAAGCTGGTTTTAGTGTGGAATGGTTGGCTTCAAAGCTTGAGAAGGTGACCTTGGAGAAGAAGACTTCTGAAGATCGGATTCGGGAACTGGAAGAAGAGGTCGAAAAACTTAAGCTAACCATGTCAGAGGAGAAggtcaagttgaagaagcaaccATCTTGGATCACCAAGACAGAGATACCTACTTCTCCTTAG
- the BNAA03G00980D gene encoding S-protein homolog 9, with translation MNNLYCSLFIIALCIGLSNALVKEKNSVHFMNSLGGNNVLKIHCISDEDDLGEHLLKPGEIYEFSFYDSIMGTLINCDLWQGIEFRFHANFRAYEGGGLIGHYGKQNFWFSRDDGIYFTHGKDEPKLEYKWVYSVLDMAPSHY, from the coding sequence ATGAATAACCTCTACTGTTCTCTGTTTATCATTGCATTGTGCATAGGATTGAGTAATGCCCTGGTCAAAGAGAAAAATTCGGTACATTTTATGAACTCTCTTGGTGGAAACAACGTTCTTAAAATTCATTGTATATCAGACGAAGACGATCTAGGCGAGCACCTTTTGAAGCCTGGAGAAATCTACGAGTTTAGTTTTTATGACAGTATCATGGGAACCTTGATCAATTGTGATTTATGGCAGGGAATTGAATTCAGATTTCATGCAAATTTCAGGGCATATGAAGGTGGTGGTCTCATAGGTCATTACGGCAAAcagaatttttggttttctagAGATGATGGGATTTACTTTACCCATGGTAAGGACGAGCCAAAGTTAGAGTATAAGTGGGTCTACAGTGTCCTTGACATGGCACCGTCTCATTACTGA
- the BNAA03G00970D gene encoding S-protein homolog 9 encodes MNNLYLSLFIIALGVGLSNALAIKMKNSVHFINSLAGNNVLKIHCRSDEDDLGEHLLKPGEVYDFSFYDSIFGTRINCDLAQGIEFRFHAKFMAYKSGGLILHYGKKNFWFCRDDGIYFTHGKQTPKLEYKWVYKVIDMAPSPY; translated from the coding sequence ATGAATAACCTCTATCTTTCTCTGTTTATCATCGCATTGGGCGTAGGATTGAGTAACGCCCTGGCcatcaaaatgaaaaattcagTACATTTTATAAACTCTCTTGCTGGAAACAACGTCCTTAAAATTCATTGTAGATCAGACGAAGACGATCTAGGCGAGCACCTTTTGAAGCCTGGAGAAGTCTacgattttagtttttatgatAGTATCTTCGGAACCAGGATCAATTGTGATTTAGCTCAGGGAATTGAATTCAGATTTCATGCGAAGTTCATGGCATATAAAAGTGGTGGTCTCATACTTCATTATGGTAAGAagaatttttggttttgcagAGATGATGGGATTTACTTTACCCATGGTAAGCAAACGCCAAAGTTAGAATATAAGTGGGTTTACAAAGTCATTGACATGGCACCGTCTCCTTACTGA
- the LOC106428606 gene encoding purine-uracil permease NCS1, with product MVSNCISLGHHLHPHPHKYNHHSLSSLRFHTKAKTHHHVSYTAPSDAHHRSLKHCGWSEHNLSSSRSVNHFGLSRSGVIRPRLSAMTGSEVGDSGYDESQFDPTLTNDDLKPTKPSQRTFSWLDMSSLWIGLVVGVPTYYLAGSLVDLGMAWWQGIATVVAANLILLVPLVLTAQPGTMYGISFPVLARSSFGIRGAHIPTLLRALVGCGWYGIETWIGGEAIFLLLPSHIKNSALSHTLPWLGTSPLEFSCFIVFWLAQLCIVWRGMDGIRKLEKYAAPVLITLTSCLLAWSYVKAGGFGHMLSLSSKLTSAQFWTLFFPSLTANISFWATLALNIPDFSRFAKSQTDQIIGQVGLPVFMGLFTFVGLAVTSSTSIIFGRVISNPIQLLGQIGGLATTLLAILGISLATITTNIAANVVAPANALVNLNPKVFTFGRGALLTAVLGIVCQPWRLLKSSESFVYTWLIGYSALLGPIGGIVLADYYLIKKMKLNIGDLYSLSASGEYYYSKGYNAAAVVALVAGIIPVVPGFLHKVGGLSKISNGFVVVYDNALFFSFIIAGFVYWMLMSRLRTKQSSSSQSLL from the coding sequence ATGGTCTCCAATTGCATTAGCCTTGGCCACCATCTCCATCCTCACCCCCACAAATATAACCATCATTCACTTTCTTCTTTAAGATTCCACACAAAAGCTAAAACCCATCACCATGTCTCATATACAGCTCCGTCTGATGCACACCATAGAAGTCTCAAACACTGTGGATGGAGCGAACACAACTTGAGTTCTAGCCGGTCCGTGAACCACTTTGGTTTGAGTCGGTCTGGTGTCATCCGCCCAAGACTCTCGGCGATGACAGGGTCAGAAGTCGGTGACTCTGGCTACGACGAATCACAATTCGACCCGACCCTCACGAACGACGACTTGAAACCGACCAAACCAAGCCAAAGAACGTTTTCTTGGTTGGATATGTCGAGTTTATGGATCGGCCTCGTTGTCGGTGTGCCTACTTACTACCTGGCTGGAAGCTTAGTGGACTTAGGGATGGCGTGGTGGCAAGGGATAGCCACAGTGGTTGCTGCCAATCTAATACTCCTCGTGCCGCTGGTTCTCACCGCTCAGCCTGGCACTATGTACGGAATCTCTTTCCCCGTCCTCGCTAGATCATCCTTCGGCATCCGTGGAGCCCACATCCCGACACTACTCAGAGCATTGGTCGGCTGCGGATGGTATGGTATCGAGACATGGATCGGAGGAGAAGCTATCTTCTTGCTCTTACCGTCTCACATCAAGAACTCGGCTTTGTCTCATACACTACCTTGGCTGGGAACTTCTCCCCTTGAGTTCTCTTGTTTCATTGTCTTCTGGTTGGCGCAGCTTTGTATAGTCTGGAGAGGAATGGACGGAATCAGAAAGCTAGAGAAGTACGCAGCTCCTGTTCTGATCACTCTCACTTCTTGTCTCCTTGCCTGGTCTTATGTCAAAGCTGGTGGGTTCGGCCACATGCTTTCCTTGTCATCCAAGCTAACCTCTGCACAGTTCTGGACTCTCTTCTTCCCGTCTCTAACCGCAAACATAAGCTTCTGGGCAACGCTAGCGTTAAACATCCCTGACTTTTCCCGGTTTGCGAAATCACAAACCGATCAAATCATTGGTCAAGTTGGACTTCCGGTTTTCATGGGTTTGTTCACGTTCGTTGGCTTAGCTGTTACGTCCTCCACAAGCATCATCTTCGGAAGAGTCATCTCCAATCCCATTCAGCTTCTCGGTCAAATCGGAGGCCTAGCCACAACTCTACTCGCTATCCTTGGAATCTCTCTCGCCACAATCACCACAAACATAGCTGCAAACGTGGTCGCACCAGCAAACGCCCTGGTgaacctaaaccctaaggttttcACATTCGGAAGAGGAGCCTTGTTGACCGCGGTTCTTGGAATCGTGTGCCAGCCTTGGAGATTGCTCAAGTCGAGTGAGAGCTTTGTCTACACATGGCTCATCGGATACTCTGCGCTTCTTGGTCCTATTGGTGGTATAGTTCTTGCTGATTATTAtctgatcaagaagatgaaacTGAACATTGGAGATTTATACTCTTTGAGTGCCTCCGGAGAATATTATTATTCCAAGGGTTATAATGCGGCTGCTGTGGTGGCTTTGGTCGCCGGAATCATCCCAGTCGTTCCTGGCTTTCTACACAAGGTCGGAGGTTTGTCAAAGATCTCAAATGGGTTCGTGGTTGTGTACGACAATGCATTGTTTTTCAGCTTCATTATCGCAGGATTTGTCTATTGGATGTTAATGTCTCGTCTGAGAACGAAACAGAGCTCCTCTTCACAGTCacttttgtaa
- the LOC106428664 gene encoding zinc finger protein ZAT5-like: protein MTSVHEETRLVLLIKGKRTKRQRSASPHMNAEAMSSVCNKERSLEAREGVGEIEFRGATDEDQDMANCLMLLSQGHKSNTSGDPLLTQKIGFLSNKKPVASLGFGLNGVYQCKTCDKSFHSFQALGGHRTSHKKPKLGAIILKCGEKKSASAVKTVEAARVVGSLLSLQVTSSEGSKKQEKTHECSICKAEFSSGQALGGHMRRHRGLTLNANANSTTRTEIASSHHQESIPTKNFIELDLNLPAPEDEPKFVFASKDQILLFAAAASNSLIDCHH, encoded by the coding sequence ATGACAAGTGTTCATGAGGAGACGCGTCTAGTACTCCTCATCAAGGGCAAACGTACCAAACGTCAGCGATCTGCGTCCCCGCATATGAACGCAGAAGCAATGTCCAGTGTTTGCAACAAGGAACGATCACTAGAGGCAAGAGAAGGAGTTGGTGAAATCGAATTCCGAGGAGCTACGGACGAAGACCAAGACATGGCGAATTGTCTAATGTTGTTGTCGCAAGGACATAAATCAAACACTAGTGGAGATCCTTTGTTGACGCAGAAAATTGGTTTCTTGAGCAACAAGAAACCGGTGGCCTCTCTAGGGTTTGGGCTAAACGGTGTTTACCAGTGCAAAACGTGTGATAAAAGCTTCCACTCGTTTCAAGCGCTAGGAGGGCACAGGACTAGCCATAAGAAGCCTAAACTCGGAGCAATCATTCTCAAATGCGGCGAGAAGAAATCTGCGTCTGCGGTTAAAACAGTTGAAGCTGCGAGAGTTGTAGGAAGCTTACTTTCTCTGCAAGTAACTAGTAGTGAAGGTAGCAAGAAACAGGAAAAAACACATGAATGTTCGATCTGCAAGGCCGAGTTTTCTTCAGGACAAGCCTTAGGAGGACATATGAGGAGACATAGAGGTTTAACATTGAATGCAAATGCTAACTCAACAACCAGAACAGAGATAGCATCAAGTCATCATCAAGAATCTATACCGACAAAGAACTTTATAGAGCTAGATCTGAATCTTCCAGCGCCAGAAGATGAACCCAAGTTCGTGTTTGCGTCCAAAGATCAGATTCTTCTCTTCGCGGCTGCAGCGTCCAATTCTTTGATTGATTGTCATCACTAA
- the LOC106428629 gene encoding FAD synthase, producing the protein MEIDKAIGESDDKRLKTKYNNAIFVIRRALSLYSIEEVAFSFNGGKDSTVLLHLLRAGYFLHKKELSSSNGGLSSFPVRTIYFESPSAFTEINAFTYDAAQTYGIQLDIIRQDFKSGLEALLKANPIRAIFLGVRIGDPTAVGQEQFSPSSPGWPPFMRVNPILDWSYRDVWAFLLTCKVKYCTLYDQGYTSIGSIHDTVPNALLSVNDTSSKEKFKPAYLLSDGRLERAGRVKKNASVKNDVGSDSHKHEVLLASVIAVGDEILSGTVEDQLGLSLCKKLTSVGWSVQQTSVLRNDVDSVSEEVDRQRSICDMVFIYGGVGPLHSDVTLAGVAKAFGVRLAPDEEFEEYLRHLISEQCTGDRNEMAQLPEGITELLHHEKLSVPLIKCRNVIVLAATNTEELEKEWECLTELTKLGGSTSLMESKRLMTSLTDVEVAEPLSKLGLEFPDIYLGCYRKSRQGPIIITLKGKDNARIDLAVQGLCKKFKEGVFVDMK; encoded by the exons atggagATCGACAAAGCGATCGGAGAAAGCGACGATAAGAGGTTGAAGACCAAGTACAACAACGCCATCTTCGTCATCAGAAGAGCTCTTTCTCTCTACTC TATTGAAGAAGTCGCCTTCAGTTTCAATGGAGGAAAAGATTCCACT GTGTTACTGCACCTTCTTAGAGCCGGCTACTTTTTGCATAAGAAAGAGCTGAGCTCTTCTAACGGAGGTCTATCAAGTTTTCCAGTCCGGACCATATACTTCGAGAGCCCTTCTGCATTCACTGAGATCAATGCATTCACTTATGATGCAGCTCAAAC TTACGGTATCCAGCTTGATATCATTCGTCAAGATTTCAAATCCGGGCTGGAGGCACTGTTAAAAGCTAACCCTATCAGAGCTATTTTTCTTGGCGTACGAATTGGTGATCCTACTGCG GTTGGTCAAGAGCAGTTCTCTCCTAGTTCCCCTGGATGGCCGCCCTTTATGAGGGTCAATCCTATTTTGGATTGGTCATATAG AGATGTTTGGGCGTTTCTCCTAACTTGCAAGGTCAAGTATTGCACTCTTTATGACCAGGG ATATACATCAATTGGGAGTATTCATGATACTGTTCCCAACGCGTTGTTGTCTGTTAACGACACCAGCAGCAAAGAGAAATTCAAACCTGCTTATTTGCTTTCTGATGGGAGGTTAGAGAGGGCAGGCAGAGTCAAGAAAAATGCTTCAGTTAAGAATGACGTAGGAAGTGATTCACATAAACACGAGGTGCTTTTGGCCTCAGTTATTGCTGTTGGCGATGAGATTCT GTCCGGCACTGTTGAAGATCAGTTAGGACTGTCTCTGTGTAAAAAGCTGACTTCTGTTGGTTGGTCGGTGCAACAAACTTCTGTTCTTCGGAATGAT GTAGATTCTGTATCCGAGGAAGTTGACCGCCAAAGATCTATCTGTGATATG GTGTTTATATATGGAGGAGTTGGTCCTTTGCATTCAGATGTTACTCTGGCTGGTGTTGCTAAGGCATTTGGGGTTCGCCTG GCGCCTGATGAAGAGTTTGAGGAATACCTGAGGCATCTAATCAGCGAGCAGTGCACAGGTGACAGGAATGAA ATGGCTCAGTTGCCGGAAGGAATTACTGAACTACTGCATCACGAAAAGCTCTCAGTGCCATTG ATCAAGTGCCGCAATGTGATTGTTCTTGCCGCTACAAACACTGAGGAGCTCGAGAAAGAGTGGGAATGTCTGACCGAGCTAACTAAATTGGGTGGAAGTACATCACTCATGGAGTCAAAGCGCTTGATGACATCTTTGACAGAT GTTGAAGTTGCAGAACCTCTTTCTAAACTTGGTCTTGAGTTCCCAGACATATATCTTG GGTGTTACCGGAAATCCAGACAAGGTCCTATCATCATTACCTTGAAGGGAAAG GATAATGCACGGATTGACTTAGCCGTACAGGGTCTATGCAAGAAATTCAAGGAGGGTGTATTCGTAGACATGAAATAG
- the LOC106428708 gene encoding dual specificity phosphatase Cdc25, whose amino-acid sequence MKSICSLFGRKKKMAARSISYITSTQLLPLHRRPNIAIIDVRDEERNYDGHIAGSLHYASGSFEDRISHLVQNVKDKDTLVFHCALSQVRGPTCARRLVNYLDEKKQETGIKNIMILERGFNGWEAAGKPVCRCADVPCKGDCT is encoded by the exons ATGAAAAGCATCTGTTCTCTTTTCggcagaaagaagaagatggcgGCGAGAAGCATCTCTTACATAACCTCAACTCAGCTCCTTCCTCTTCATCGTCGTCCCAACATCGCCATCATCGATGTCAG GGATGAAGAGAGGAACTATGACGGACATATAGCTGGTTCGCTACACTATGCTAGTGGTTCGTTTGAAGACAGGATCTCTCATCTTGTTCAAAATGTCAAGGATAAAGACACACTTGTCTTCCATTGTGCTCTGAGCCAG GTTCGTGGCCCAACATGTGCTAGAAGACTGGTGAATTACCTCGAcgagaagaaacaagaaacTGGAATAAAAAACATAATGATCTTAGAACGTGGCTTCAATGGCTGGGAAGCTGCTGGTAAACCGGTTTGCCGCTGCGCCGACGTTCCTTGCAAAGGCGACTGCACCTAA
- the LOC106428620 gene encoding dnaJ homolog subfamily C member 28: MAVRLGRSSSSRPSLISIVNRISDFAYYSSSSSWWSSPEDLTAGSKRREKKTTDRFSAAIDAVHDRKLPPELRGRRDFVRSETDIINVVEQRIWHSMEEGQFENLPGKGKPLNLHTNPHADPAEDTLYRILNKNGFAPEWVELNKDIRSKAKEWRVSLKKAWAMKLEDDQSGWEEQSILLKTQLKQINNMVFRYNLIVPFGRQMFGLKWEKEIDRLKE, encoded by the exons ATGGCGGTTCGTCTCGGGAGGTCATCCTCATCACGGCCGTCGCTCATCTCCATCGTAAATCGGATCTCTGATTTCGCCTATTATTCGTCTTCGTCCTCTTGGTGGTCTTCTCCGGAGGATCTGACGGCGGGATCGAAGAGGCGGGAGAAGAAGACCACAGACCGGTTCTCCGCCGCGATCGACGCGGTCCATGACCGGAAGCTCCCGCCTGAGCTGCGCGGGCGGCGCGATTTCGTAAG GTCAGAGACTGACATAATCAACGTGGTCGAGCAGAGGATATGGCACTCAATGGAAGAAGGTCAGTTTGAGAATTTACCTGGTAAAGGCAAACCCTTGAACCTCCACACAAATCCTCACGCAGACCCAGCGGAGGATACGTTGTACCGGATTCTTAACAAGAACGGGTTTGCTCCCGAGTGGGTGGAGCTCAACAAAGACATAAGAAGCAAAGCAAAAGAATGGAGAGTTTCACTGAAGAAAGCATGGGCTATGAAACTCGAGGATGACCAATCGGGCTGGGAAGAGCAGTCAATTTTGCTGAAAACACAATTGAAGCAAATCAACAACATG GTGTTTAGGTACAATCTGATTGTTCCTTTTGGCCGTCAAATGTTTGGATTGAAGTGGGAGAAAGAGATTGATCGCTTGAAAGAATAA